A genomic region of Balearica regulorum gibbericeps isolate bBalReg1 chromosome 8, bBalReg1.pri, whole genome shotgun sequence contains the following coding sequences:
- the LAMC2 gene encoding laminin subunit gamma-2 isoform X1 — protein sequence MAGCWLLIFSCVVARLLPTALSANRGEVCDCNGMSRQCIFDLQLLRDTGNGFRCLGCLGNTEGAHCERCKEGFFRQREQDCCLPCRCHPQGALGPQCDSDGRCSCKPGVMGTKCDQCQPGFEHLSGAGCRRSGQSLQCECDPAGSTGGCFSGRCVCKESTTGERCERCKRSFYNLDARNPAGCSPCFCYGHSAVCVSAGSHSIYNITSTFQQGAEGWRGVHESGSPAQLQWSPRHQDAFIAARRSEPIYFVAPAKFLGNQQLSYGQTLSFDYRLDRGGRQPSPHDVILEGDGLRVAAPFLPQEKVLPCGVSQTYTFRLDEHLSSNWSPRLNHFEYRRLLGNLTALWIRATFGEYSTGYIDNVTLVSAQPVAGVPAPWVERCECPAEYRGQFCERCAPGYRRDAPSMGPFSICVPCNCQGGGICDPDTGECYSGDENVGNIFSCPFGFYRDHRQPHSCRACPCGNGQGCSVVPGSEEVVCDRCPPGAAGINCEYCADGYFGDPAASRPCQPCRCNGNVEPNAVGNCDRQTGECLKCIYNTAGFYCDRCKDGFFGNPLAPDPADKCRACTCDSAGAEPLKCGSDGSCICKPGFEGPSCEESMCPACYSQVKAQVDLYLQQLAELELLFSEVQAGGGTGSQELERRMQLAEEMLRTILGEALSLQASDRSLESRVARMKGQGSSSQSRLDEIKATVARLRALGSQYERQVQDIRRLLERARLDLDRSRVALSRVTIHNSNLPGGSNRFLMLAQEALRLANSHAQAANTIEQAAKAAREDARQALELVRAAAGGEATASGSLQGLLGKYEDLKSLAGGLKADADGMASEADKAYQGSLVLLSSLSRLTKTDIRSFEEEATRLKQDASALLSLVDTYMAQYRQLQGRTGRWEEEIKQLLQKGEGERATLTQLLSRANLARSTALQAVSAGNTTFYEVEQILKSLREFNLQADDKRREAEDAMRRLPIISSMVASARERTDRAEAILGSAASQSKAASSAAAEAKEITMGIQQEITRLKVEANKTADGVLALEKAVAILRREAKEVDGEFERKLSEVEADAAVIQETAQKAQSVHAKAGRAGVVVQETLSALEELLRLMNQPGAVDEEGLKQLEMNFSKAKARSNQLKNEMSELEQTAVQQKSRMRTLESSIDEILADIKNLEDIQRSLPPGCYNTKAIELP from the exons ATGGCCGGGTGCTGGctcctgatcttctcctgcgTGGTGGCGCGTCTCCTGCCCACGGCCCTGAGTGCCAACAGAGGAGAAG tCTGTGACTGCAACGGGATGTCCAGGCAGTGCATCTTCGACTTGCAGCTCCTGAGGGACACAGGGAACGGGTTCCGCTGCCTCGGCTGCCTGGGCAACACGGAGGGTGCCCACTGCGAGCGCTGCAAGGAGGGTTTCTTCCGCCAGCGGGAACAGgactgctgcctgccctgccgcTGCCACCCCCAGG GTGCCCTTGGCCCGCAGTGCGACAGCGACGGCCGGTGCAGCTGCAAACCCGGCGTGATGGGCACGAAGTGCGACCAGTGCCAGCCGGGCTTTGAGCACCTCTCCGGGGCCGGGTGCCGGAGGAGCGGGCA GAGCCTGCAGTGCGAGTGCGACCCAGCTGGCAGCACGGGGGGCTGCTTCTCCGGCCGCTGTGTCTGCAAGGAGAGCACCACTGGAGAGCGGTGTGAGAG gtgcaagcGAAGCTTCTACAACTTGGATGCCAGAAACCCGGCGGGATGCTCCCCCTGCTTTTGCTACGGACACTCAGCTGTGTGTGTCAGCGCGGGGAGCCACAGCATCTACAACATCACCTCCACCTTCCAGCAAG GTGCTGAAGGCTGGCGAGGTGTCCACGAAAGCGggtccccagcccagctccagtgGTCCCCGCGCCATCAGGATGCATTCATAGCGGCGAGGAGATCGGAGCCGATATACTTCGTGGCGCCTG CGAAATTTCTCGGGAACCAGCAGCTGAGCTATGGCCAGACGCTCTCCTTCGATTATCGCCTGGACCGAGGGGGACGCCAGCCATCTCCGCACGACGTGATCCTGGAAGGAGATGGCCTGAGAGTCGCTGCCCCCTTCTTGCCCCAGGAGAAGGTCCTGCCCTGTGGCGTCAGCCAGACGTACACGTTCAG gTTGGACGAGCACCTGAGCAGCAATTGGAGCCCGAGGCTGAATCACTTTGAATATCGCAGGCTGCTGGGAAACCTGACGGCTCTCTGGATCCGAGCCACCTTTGGGGAGTACA GCACCGGCTACATCGACAACGTCACCCTGGTGTCGGCACAGCCCGTCGCTGGAGTCCCCGCTCCCTGGGTGGAACGCTGCGAGTGCCCGGCAGAGTACCGGGGGCAGTTCTGCGAGAGGTGCGCCCCTGGATACCGCAGGGATGCCCCCAGCATGGGGCCCTTCAGCATCTGCGTGCCGTGCAATTGCCAGGGGGGAGGAATTTGTGATCCCGACACCG gTGAATGCTACTCGGGAGATGAAAACGTGGGCAATATTTTCAGCTGCCCCTTCGGCTTCTACCGAGACCACCGGCAGCCACACAGCTGCAGGGCATGCCCCTGCGGCAACGGCCAAGGCTGCTCCGTGGTGCCGGGCAGCGAGGAGGTTGTCTGTGACCGCTGccctcctggagctgctg GGATCAACTGCGAGTACTGTGCCGATGGCTATTTTGGAGACCCGGCAGCTTCCCGGCCCTGCCAGCCGTGCCGGTGCAACGGCAACGTGGAGCCCAACGCCGTGGGGAACTGCGACCGCCAGACGGGCGAGTGCCTCAAGTGCATCTACAACACCGCCGGCTTCTATTGTGACCGCTGCAAAGACGGCTTCTTCGGGAACCCCCTGGCCCCCGATCCTGCCGACAAGTGCAGAG CCTGCACCTGTGACTCGGCTGGTGCTGAGCCCCTGAAGTGTGGGAGTGATGGCAGCTGCATCTGCAAGCCTGGCTTTGAGGGTCCCAGCTGCGAGGAGAGCATGTGCCCCGCTTGCTACAGCCAGGTGAAAGCCCAG GTAGACCTGTACCTGCAGCAGCTGgcggagctggagctgctgttcTCAGAGGTGCAAGCTGGTGGTGGGActgggagccaggagctggagaggaggaTGCAGCTGGCCGAGGAGATGCTGCGGACCATCCTTGGGGAAGCCCTGAGCCTGCAAG CTTCTGACAGGTCTCTGGAAAGCCGTGTGGCTAGGATGAAGGGGCAAGGGTCCAGCTCCCAGAGCCGCTTGGATGAGATCAAGGCAACAGTGGCGAGGCTGAGGGCTCTCGGGAGCCAGTACGAGAGGCAAGTGCAGGACATCCGGCGGCTGCTGGAGAGAGCCAGGCTGGACCTGGACCGCAGCAGAGTCGCTCTGAGTCGGGTG ACCATTCACAACTCAAACCTTCCCGGTGGCTCGAACCGGTTCTTGATGCTGGCCCAGGAGGCTCTGAGGCTGGCCAACAG cCATGCACAAGCAGCCAACACCATTGAGCAAGCCGCGAAGGCAGCACGGGAGGACGCACGGCAGGCGCTGGAGCTGGTGCGTGCGGCTGCTGGCGGAGAGGCGACCGCCTCCGGTTCCCTGCAAGGGCTGCTCGGGAA GTATGAGGACCTGAAGTCGCTGGCTGGAGGTCTGAAGGCTGATGCTGATGGGATGGCCTCTGAGGCAGACAAGGCTTATCAGGGCAGCCTGGTGCTCCTCAGCTCCCTGTCCCGCCTGACGAAGACTGACATCAGGTCCTTTGAG GAGGAAGCCACCCGGCTGAAGCAGGATGCCAGCGCTCTCCTGAGCCTGGTGGACACCTACATGGCACAGTACAGGCAACTGCAGGGCCGCACAGGGCGCTGGGAGGAAGAAAtcaagcagctgctgcagaagggagaGGGCGAGAGAGCG ACGCTGACACAGCTGCTGTCCCGAGCCAACCTCGCCAGGAGCACAGCCCTGCAAGCCGTGAGTGCTGGCAACACCACCTTCTATGAAGTGGAACAGATCCTGAAGAGCCTCCGGG AGTTTAACCTGCAAGCAGATGACAAGAGAAGGGAAGCCGAAGACGCCATGAGGAGGCTACCGATTATCAGCAGCATGGTCGCAAGTGCCAGAGAGAGGACAGACCGAGCTGAAGCGATCCTAGGCAGCGCCGCTTCACAATCCAAGGCAGCCAGCAGCGCGGCAGCGGAAGCGAAGGAGATCACCATGGGGATCCAGCAG GAGATTACGCGGCTGAAGGTGGAAGCCAACAAGACGGCTGATGGTGTCCTCGCCCTGGAGAAGGCAGTGGCCATCTTGAGGCGTGAAGCCAAGGAAGTGGATGGAGAATTTGAGAGGAAGCTTTCAGAGGTTGAGGCGGATGCTGCTGTGATACAGGAG ACAGCTCAGAAAGCTCAGAGCGTCCACGCCAAGGCTGGCCGGGCAGGGGTGGTCGTGCAGGAGACGTTGAGCGccctggaagagctgctgcGTCTGATGA ACCAGCCTGGTGCCGTAGATGAGGAGGGCCTGAAGCAGCTCGAGATGAATTTTAGCAAAGCCAAAGCCAGAAGCAACCAGCTGAAGAACGAGATGTCGGAGCTGGAGCAGACAGCCGTGCAGCAGAAGTCCCGGATGCGGACGCTGGAGAGCAGCATTGACGAGATCCTGGCAGATATTAAGAACCTGGAGGATATCCAGAGGAGTCTTCCTCCGGGCTGCTACAACACAAAAGCCATTGAATTGCCGTGA
- the LAMC2 gene encoding laminin subunit gamma-2 isoform X2, translating to MAGCWLLIFSCVVARLLPTALSANRGEVCDCNGMSRQCIFDLQLLRDTGNGFRCLGCLGNTEGAHCERCKEGFFRQREQDCCLPCRCHPQGALGPQCDSDGRCSCKPGVMGTKCDQCQPGFEHLSGAGCRRSGQCKRSFYNLDARNPAGCSPCFCYGHSAVCVSAGSHSIYNITSTFQQGAEGWRGVHESGSPAQLQWSPRHQDAFIAARRSEPIYFVAPAKFLGNQQLSYGQTLSFDYRLDRGGRQPSPHDVILEGDGLRVAAPFLPQEKVLPCGVSQTYTFRLDEHLSSNWSPRLNHFEYRRLLGNLTALWIRATFGEYSTGYIDNVTLVSAQPVAGVPAPWVERCECPAEYRGQFCERCAPGYRRDAPSMGPFSICVPCNCQGGGICDPDTGECYSGDENVGNIFSCPFGFYRDHRQPHSCRACPCGNGQGCSVVPGSEEVVCDRCPPGAAGINCEYCADGYFGDPAASRPCQPCRCNGNVEPNAVGNCDRQTGECLKCIYNTAGFYCDRCKDGFFGNPLAPDPADKCRACTCDSAGAEPLKCGSDGSCICKPGFEGPSCEESMCPACYSQVKAQVDLYLQQLAELELLFSEVQAGGGTGSQELERRMQLAEEMLRTILGEALSLQASDRSLESRVARMKGQGSSSQSRLDEIKATVARLRALGSQYERQVQDIRRLLERARLDLDRSRVALSRVTIHNSNLPGGSNRFLMLAQEALRLANSHAQAANTIEQAAKAAREDARQALELVRAAAGGEATASGSLQGLLGKYEDLKSLAGGLKADADGMASEADKAYQGSLVLLSSLSRLTKTDIRSFEEEATRLKQDASALLSLVDTYMAQYRQLQGRTGRWEEEIKQLLQKGEGERATLTQLLSRANLARSTALQAVSAGNTTFYEVEQILKSLREFNLQADDKRREAEDAMRRLPIISSMVASARERTDRAEAILGSAASQSKAASSAAAEAKEITMGIQQEITRLKVEANKTADGVLALEKAVAILRREAKEVDGEFERKLSEVEADAAVIQETAQKAQSVHAKAGRAGVVVQETLSALEELLRLMNQPGAVDEEGLKQLEMNFSKAKARSNQLKNEMSELEQTAVQQKSRMRTLESSIDEILADIKNLEDIQRSLPPGCYNTKAIELP from the exons ATGGCCGGGTGCTGGctcctgatcttctcctgcgTGGTGGCGCGTCTCCTGCCCACGGCCCTGAGTGCCAACAGAGGAGAAG tCTGTGACTGCAACGGGATGTCCAGGCAGTGCATCTTCGACTTGCAGCTCCTGAGGGACACAGGGAACGGGTTCCGCTGCCTCGGCTGCCTGGGCAACACGGAGGGTGCCCACTGCGAGCGCTGCAAGGAGGGTTTCTTCCGCCAGCGGGAACAGgactgctgcctgccctgccgcTGCCACCCCCAGG GTGCCCTTGGCCCGCAGTGCGACAGCGACGGCCGGTGCAGCTGCAAACCCGGCGTGATGGGCACGAAGTGCGACCAGTGCCAGCCGGGCTTTGAGCACCTCTCCGGGGCCGGGTGCCGGAGGAGCGGGCA gtgcaagcGAAGCTTCTACAACTTGGATGCCAGAAACCCGGCGGGATGCTCCCCCTGCTTTTGCTACGGACACTCAGCTGTGTGTGTCAGCGCGGGGAGCCACAGCATCTACAACATCACCTCCACCTTCCAGCAAG GTGCTGAAGGCTGGCGAGGTGTCCACGAAAGCGggtccccagcccagctccagtgGTCCCCGCGCCATCAGGATGCATTCATAGCGGCGAGGAGATCGGAGCCGATATACTTCGTGGCGCCTG CGAAATTTCTCGGGAACCAGCAGCTGAGCTATGGCCAGACGCTCTCCTTCGATTATCGCCTGGACCGAGGGGGACGCCAGCCATCTCCGCACGACGTGATCCTGGAAGGAGATGGCCTGAGAGTCGCTGCCCCCTTCTTGCCCCAGGAGAAGGTCCTGCCCTGTGGCGTCAGCCAGACGTACACGTTCAG gTTGGACGAGCACCTGAGCAGCAATTGGAGCCCGAGGCTGAATCACTTTGAATATCGCAGGCTGCTGGGAAACCTGACGGCTCTCTGGATCCGAGCCACCTTTGGGGAGTACA GCACCGGCTACATCGACAACGTCACCCTGGTGTCGGCACAGCCCGTCGCTGGAGTCCCCGCTCCCTGGGTGGAACGCTGCGAGTGCCCGGCAGAGTACCGGGGGCAGTTCTGCGAGAGGTGCGCCCCTGGATACCGCAGGGATGCCCCCAGCATGGGGCCCTTCAGCATCTGCGTGCCGTGCAATTGCCAGGGGGGAGGAATTTGTGATCCCGACACCG gTGAATGCTACTCGGGAGATGAAAACGTGGGCAATATTTTCAGCTGCCCCTTCGGCTTCTACCGAGACCACCGGCAGCCACACAGCTGCAGGGCATGCCCCTGCGGCAACGGCCAAGGCTGCTCCGTGGTGCCGGGCAGCGAGGAGGTTGTCTGTGACCGCTGccctcctggagctgctg GGATCAACTGCGAGTACTGTGCCGATGGCTATTTTGGAGACCCGGCAGCTTCCCGGCCCTGCCAGCCGTGCCGGTGCAACGGCAACGTGGAGCCCAACGCCGTGGGGAACTGCGACCGCCAGACGGGCGAGTGCCTCAAGTGCATCTACAACACCGCCGGCTTCTATTGTGACCGCTGCAAAGACGGCTTCTTCGGGAACCCCCTGGCCCCCGATCCTGCCGACAAGTGCAGAG CCTGCACCTGTGACTCGGCTGGTGCTGAGCCCCTGAAGTGTGGGAGTGATGGCAGCTGCATCTGCAAGCCTGGCTTTGAGGGTCCCAGCTGCGAGGAGAGCATGTGCCCCGCTTGCTACAGCCAGGTGAAAGCCCAG GTAGACCTGTACCTGCAGCAGCTGgcggagctggagctgctgttcTCAGAGGTGCAAGCTGGTGGTGGGActgggagccaggagctggagaggaggaTGCAGCTGGCCGAGGAGATGCTGCGGACCATCCTTGGGGAAGCCCTGAGCCTGCAAG CTTCTGACAGGTCTCTGGAAAGCCGTGTGGCTAGGATGAAGGGGCAAGGGTCCAGCTCCCAGAGCCGCTTGGATGAGATCAAGGCAACAGTGGCGAGGCTGAGGGCTCTCGGGAGCCAGTACGAGAGGCAAGTGCAGGACATCCGGCGGCTGCTGGAGAGAGCCAGGCTGGACCTGGACCGCAGCAGAGTCGCTCTGAGTCGGGTG ACCATTCACAACTCAAACCTTCCCGGTGGCTCGAACCGGTTCTTGATGCTGGCCCAGGAGGCTCTGAGGCTGGCCAACAG cCATGCACAAGCAGCCAACACCATTGAGCAAGCCGCGAAGGCAGCACGGGAGGACGCACGGCAGGCGCTGGAGCTGGTGCGTGCGGCTGCTGGCGGAGAGGCGACCGCCTCCGGTTCCCTGCAAGGGCTGCTCGGGAA GTATGAGGACCTGAAGTCGCTGGCTGGAGGTCTGAAGGCTGATGCTGATGGGATGGCCTCTGAGGCAGACAAGGCTTATCAGGGCAGCCTGGTGCTCCTCAGCTCCCTGTCCCGCCTGACGAAGACTGACATCAGGTCCTTTGAG GAGGAAGCCACCCGGCTGAAGCAGGATGCCAGCGCTCTCCTGAGCCTGGTGGACACCTACATGGCACAGTACAGGCAACTGCAGGGCCGCACAGGGCGCTGGGAGGAAGAAAtcaagcagctgctgcagaagggagaGGGCGAGAGAGCG ACGCTGACACAGCTGCTGTCCCGAGCCAACCTCGCCAGGAGCACAGCCCTGCAAGCCGTGAGTGCTGGCAACACCACCTTCTATGAAGTGGAACAGATCCTGAAGAGCCTCCGGG AGTTTAACCTGCAAGCAGATGACAAGAGAAGGGAAGCCGAAGACGCCATGAGGAGGCTACCGATTATCAGCAGCATGGTCGCAAGTGCCAGAGAGAGGACAGACCGAGCTGAAGCGATCCTAGGCAGCGCCGCTTCACAATCCAAGGCAGCCAGCAGCGCGGCAGCGGAAGCGAAGGAGATCACCATGGGGATCCAGCAG GAGATTACGCGGCTGAAGGTGGAAGCCAACAAGACGGCTGATGGTGTCCTCGCCCTGGAGAAGGCAGTGGCCATCTTGAGGCGTGAAGCCAAGGAAGTGGATGGAGAATTTGAGAGGAAGCTTTCAGAGGTTGAGGCGGATGCTGCTGTGATACAGGAG ACAGCTCAGAAAGCTCAGAGCGTCCACGCCAAGGCTGGCCGGGCAGGGGTGGTCGTGCAGGAGACGTTGAGCGccctggaagagctgctgcGTCTGATGA ACCAGCCTGGTGCCGTAGATGAGGAGGGCCTGAAGCAGCTCGAGATGAATTTTAGCAAAGCCAAAGCCAGAAGCAACCAGCTGAAGAACGAGATGTCGGAGCTGGAGCAGACAGCCGTGCAGCAGAAGTCCCGGATGCGGACGCTGGAGAGCAGCATTGACGAGATCCTGGCAGATATTAAGAACCTGGAGGATATCCAGAGGAGTCTTCCTCCGGGCTGCTACAACACAAAAGCCATTGAATTGCCGTGA
- the NMNAT2 gene encoding nicotinamide/nicotinic acid mononucleotide adenylyltransferase 2: MTETTKTHVILLACGSFNPITKGHIQMFERARDYLHKTGRFIVIGGIVSPVHDSYGKTGLVSSRHRLTMCQLAVQSSDWIRVDPWECYQDTWQTTCSVLEHHRDLMKRVTGCILSNVNTPSITPVIGQPQNESSQTIYQNNNNVSNKPTAAKILGKVGESLSRICCVRPPMERFTFVDENANLGTVMRYEEIELRILLLCGSDLLESFCIPGLWNEADMEVIVGEFGIVVVPRDGADPDRIMNHSSILRKYKNNILVVKDDLNHPMSVVSSTKSRLALQHGDGHVVDYLCQPVIDYILKSQLYINASG, encoded by the exons AGCGAGCCCGGGATTACCTGCACAAGACCGGACGCTTCATCGTCATCGGTGGCATTGTCTCACCCGTGCATGACTCCTACGGGAAGACG GGTCTGGTCTCGAGCCGGCACCGCCTGACCATGTGCCAGCTGGCGGTCCAGTCCTCCGACTGGATCAG GGTGGACCCCTGGGAGTGCTACCAGGACACCTGGCAGACCACCTGCAGCGTGCTGGAGCACCACCGCGACCTGATGAAG AGAGTGACTGGCTGCATCCTCTCCAATGTCAACACCCCCTCCATCACCCCCGTGATCGGCCAGCCCCAGAACGAGTCCTCACAGACGATCTACCAGAACAACAACAACGTCTCCAACAAGCCCACCGCGG CAAAGATCCTGGGGAAGGTGGGAGAAAGCCTGAGCCGGATTTGCTGCGTCCGCCCGCCCATGGAGCGCTTCACCTTTGTGG ATGAGAACGCCAACTTGGGGACGGTGATGAGATACGAGGAGATCG agcttcgCATCTTACTGCTCTGTGGCAGCGACCTGCTGGAGTCCTTCTGCATCCCCGGTCTCTGGAACGAGGCGGAC ATGGAGGTGATTGTTGGGGAGTTCGGGATTGTGGTGGTGCCCCGGGATGGAGCAGACCCTGACCGGATCATGAACCACTCCTCCATACTCCGCAAGTACAAA aacAACATCCTGGTGGTGAAGGATGACTTGAACCACCCCATGTCGGTTGTCAGCTCTACCAAAAGCAG ACTGGCCCTGCAGCACGGGGACGGACACGTCGTGGATTACCTCTGCCAGCCTGTCATCGACTACATCCTCAAGAGCCAGCTCTACATCAACGCCTCCGGCTAA